The Desulfoscipio gibsoniae DSM 7213 genome contains a region encoding:
- a CDS encoding IS5 family transposase, which produces MFRKVENQYYLEEFILPFEGKLRADNRWVKLAKIIPWESIEERYANLFPSNRGQLAKPVRMALGALIIKEKCGYSDRETVEQITENPYLQYFIGLREYQDRPPFDSSLMVHFRKRFGSETLKDINEEICRAAKKAEEQKKDDDNKPKPPSGGKKTHAKEPNSPESKASSFEVYPANKGKLILDATCAPADIRYPTDLSLLNEAREKLDNIIDLVHKTLGKPGRRPRTYRQIARKAYLNIVHNRKPGKKAIRKAIGKQLRYVRRNLSAVDRLLAMAGDSHGLSQKQQDTLRTIRMVYEQQLHMYTYRKHKINDRIVSISQPHVRPIVRGKATADVEFGAKVAISMVDGYAFVETLSWDAFNEGVTLQESVEYYRQKYGYYPEAVQADKIYRNRENLRFCDRYNIRLSGPRLGRPLIDKVLQKEQRRIERQDASERNAVEAKFGEGKRRYGLARIMARLKETAESVICLQFLVMNLEHKLRVLLFFFMRRLFRYNLGCQEPSLYCFN; this is translated from the coding sequence ATGTTCCGTAAAGTGGAAAACCAATATTATCTTGAAGAATTTATATTGCCTTTTGAAGGCAAATTAAGAGCTGATAACCGCTGGGTAAAACTAGCTAAAATTATCCCCTGGGAAAGCATCGAAGAACGCTATGCCAATCTTTTTCCCAGCAACCGTGGACAGTTGGCTAAACCCGTCAGAATGGCCCTTGGTGCCTTAATCATTAAAGAGAAATGTGGCTATAGTGACCGTGAAACAGTGGAGCAGATCACTGAGAATCCGTACTTACAATACTTCATCGGTCTAAGGGAATACCAGGATCGGCCACCATTTGATTCTTCACTAATGGTCCACTTTCGTAAGCGTTTTGGCTCTGAAACCCTAAAAGATATCAACGAAGAAATCTGTCGTGCCGCCAAGAAAGCGGAAGAGCAAAAGAAGGACGATGACAACAAGCCTAAACCGCCTTCAGGTGGCAAAAAAACGCACGCGAAAGAACCAAATAGCCCAGAAAGCAAAGCATCTTCTTTTGAGGTATATCCAGCAAACAAAGGCAAACTCATCTTGGATGCCACCTGCGCCCCGGCAGACATACGCTACCCCACTGACTTATCCTTGCTTAACGAAGCTAGGGAGAAGTTGGATAACATTATCGATCTCGTGCACAAGACTCTTGGTAAGCCAGGTAGAAGACCACGTACTTATCGTCAAATAGCTCGTAAAGCCTACCTTAACATTGTTCACAACAGAAAGCCTGGTAAAAAAGCTATCCGAAAAGCCATCGGCAAGCAGCTGCGCTATGTGAGGCGCAACCTAAGTGCTGTAGACCGCCTACTAGCTATGGCCGGTGATAGTCATGGTCTGAGTCAGAAACAACAGGATACATTGCGCACCATACGTATGGTCTATGAACAACAACTCCATATGTATACCTACCGCAAACACAAGATAAATGATCGCATTGTAAGCATCAGCCAGCCGCATGTGCGTCCCATTGTCCGAGGTAAGGCCACGGCTGATGTCGAGTTCGGCGCGAAAGTCGCTATCAGTATGGTAGATGGCTACGCCTTCGTGGAAACGCTGAGTTGGGATGCCTTCAATGAAGGAGTAACCTTGCAAGAATCGGTGGAATATTACCGCCAAAAGTACGGGTACTACCCTGAAGCCGTTCAAGCCGACAAAATATACCGGAATAGGGAAAACCTGCGCTTCTGCGATAGATATAACATACGGCTCAGTGGACCACGGCTAGGAAGACCACTGATTGATAAAGTGCTACAGAAAGAGCAGAGACGCATAGAACGGCAAGATGCCAGCGAACGCAATGCTGTAGAAGCCAAATTTGGAGAAGGCAAGCGTCGCTATGGTTTGGCACGTATTATGGCACGTCTAAAAGAGACCGCTGAAAGCGTGATCTGCTTGCAGTTCCTAGTGATGAACTTGGAGCATAAACTCCGTGTTCTTTTGTTCTTTTTTATGCGGCGTCTGTTTCGGTATAATCTGGGTTGTCAGGAACCGTCATTATACTGTTTTAATTAA
- a CDS encoding vanadium-dependent haloperoxidase: MSDETLSPAVKEVCQRETANTNLNVVECCEIGPTSARQRNQEAFEVRQDAAVFQRDLPLPGHPCNGDEDLFPSKIGNYSKGLAHNQLGEVNLNNYRDLIRALSTGDPDDLEFITLGGVTKLVNPQAAYAFDLAGSDSHHLGMIPAPAFSSVQIAGEMAELYWQALTRDVPFADYDTDPLTIAAASDLSDFSDFRGSKVNGMVTTGTLFRGNTPSDLVGPYISQFLWQDIPFGAKTIVQRYRTTAAGDDHLTSYQDWLSIQNGFAPATSNVFDPTPRYIRSGRDLGEYVHLDFSYQGVLGACLILLGFGQRALDLPNPYLRSLTQVGFATFGSPHILDLVARAARAATEAAWFQKWLVHRRLRPEEFGGRVQNLLTGAASYSINQELLDSQAVGEVFSRFDTYLLPQAYPEGCPAHPAYPAGHACIAGAGVTMLKAFFNESFVVPNPVAASSDGLSLVPFQGPPLTVGGELNKLAANISFGRDYAGIHWRSDGIEGLKLGEAVAIGILQDYRNTYNEDFRGFTLTKFDGTSIII, from the coding sequence ATGAGTGATGAAACATTGTCACCAGCTGTAAAAGAGGTTTGTCAAAGGGAGACAGCAAACACGAACTTAAACGTGGTGGAATGCTGTGAAATTGGGCCGACGAGTGCACGGCAGCGTAACCAAGAAGCATTTGAAGTTCGACAGGACGCAGCGGTTTTTCAAAGGGACCTTCCTCTCCCGGGCCATCCCTGCAACGGTGATGAGGATTTATTTCCAAGTAAAATCGGCAACTATTCCAAGGGGTTAGCGCATAATCAACTTGGCGAAGTTAACCTTAATAACTATAGGGACTTGATTAGGGCATTATCGACCGGTGACCCGGACGATTTAGAGTTTATAACTTTGGGAGGGGTTACCAAGCTTGTTAATCCCCAGGCCGCTTATGCATTCGATCTGGCGGGATCTGATTCTCATCATTTGGGTATGATTCCGGCACCGGCCTTCAGCAGCGTCCAGATTGCCGGTGAGATGGCCGAACTGTACTGGCAGGCGCTAACCCGTGATGTGCCTTTCGCAGATTACGACACCGATCCGCTGACCATCGCGGCTGCTTCTGATCTATCGGATTTTTCAGATTTTCGCGGGTCAAAAGTCAATGGAATGGTCACCACGGGGACCTTATTCCGGGGAAATACGCCCAGTGACCTGGTGGGGCCTTATATTTCCCAGTTTCTATGGCAGGACATTCCCTTCGGGGCTAAAACCATCGTCCAGCGATATCGTACAACGGCGGCCGGCGACGACCACCTGACCTCGTACCAGGATTGGCTGAGCATCCAAAACGGTTTTGCTCCGGCAACCTCAAATGTATTCGACCCCACACCTCGTTATATTCGCAGCGGTCGTGATTTGGGCGAATATGTTCACCTGGATTTCTCCTACCAGGGTGTTCTCGGCGCTTGTTTGATTCTGCTTGGTTTTGGGCAGAGAGCACTGGATCTGCCCAATCCCTATTTGCGTTCGTTAACCCAGGTCGGCTTTGCCACCTTTGGTAGTCCGCATATTCTGGATTTGGTGGCCCGGGCGGCGCGGGCGGCGACGGAGGCCGCCTGGTTCCAGAAATGGCTGGTCCATCGTCGGCTCCGGCCCGAGGAGTTCGGCGGACGCGTTCAAAATCTTTTAACGGGCGCCGCCAGCTATTCAATTAACCAGGAACTGCTTGATTCCCAGGCGGTTGGCGAAGTCTTCAGCAGGTTTGACACCTACCTGTTGCCCCAGGCTTATCCGGAAGGCTGCCCCGCCCATCCGGCCTATCCAGCCGGCCACGCCTGCATTGCCGGGGCCGGGGTTACCATGCTGAAGGCGTTCTTTAATGAATCCTTTGTTGTCCCCAATCCGGTTGCAGCCAGTTCCGACGGCCTCTCGCTGGTTCCTTTCCAGGGCCCGCCTTTAACGGTTGGTGGGGAATTGAACAAACTGGCCGCCAATATCTCCTTTGGCCGCGATTATGCAGGTATCCACTGGCGCTCCGACGGGATTGAGGGTTTAAAGCTGGGTGAAGCGGTGGCCATTGGCATCCTGCAGGATTACAGGAACACCTATAATGAGGATTTTCGCGGCTTTACCCTCACCAAGTTTGACGGGACCAGCATCATTATTTAA
- a CDS encoding type II toxin-antitoxin system VapC family toxin yields the protein MKVVVDTNIIIDHLKGLSEARQQLKNIENEVYEGYISTITIMELLSAPRFSEKRCETINNLLKIFEHIPVDRKIAATAGKFLSIYRASHGLEPMDALIAATAYINEAVLFTLNIKHFRYIEGLVSINPYTMIND from the coding sequence ATGAAAGTGGTTGTTGATACCAATATAATTATCGATCACTTAAAAGGCTTGTCCGAGGCTCGTCAACAACTTAAAAACATTGAAAATGAAGTATATGAAGGTTACATTTCTACCATTACCATAATGGAGCTTTTATCTGCGCCCAGGTTTTCCGAAAAGCGTTGTGAAACAATTAACAATTTGCTTAAAATATTTGAACACATACCCGTTGATAGGAAAATTGCAGCTACTGCGGGTAAGTTTTTATCAATATACCGTGCTTCACATGGCCTTGAACCAATGGATGCCCTAATAGCGGCAACTGCTTACATTAACGAAGCAGTGTTATTTACTTTAAATATTAAACATTTTAGATATATCGAAGGGCTAGTTAGTATAAACCCATATACAATGATTAATGATTAA
- a CDS encoding AbrB/MazE/SpoVT family DNA-binding domain-containing protein, which produces MYTVKISSRGQIVIPAEARNILNIKEGDKLSIHIEDEKIILKTKPAKAKKGIVDQTFGLLSDLDYDLKLHVNELRKDSGKRLDR; this is translated from the coding sequence GTGTATACGGTGAAAATTTCATCTCGTGGACAAATTGTAATTCCGGCGGAAGCAAGAAATATTCTAAATATAAAAGAAGGAGATAAACTTTCGATTCACATTGAAGATGAGAAAATCATTTTAAAGACCAAGCCGGCGAAAGCTAAAAAAGGAATAGTGGATCAAACTTTCGGACTGCTATCAGATTTGGATTATGATCTAAAACTGCATGTTAATGAATTACGAAAAGACTCTGGAAAAAGGTTGGACCGATGA
- a CDS encoding methyl-accepting chemotaxis protein — translation MGIKGRTMRLNIRTRLAVIIALIVIISVASIGYLSYNKSRAMLVDFTRDKLLTDAQIYSDMIDKYIYERSQDINILVLNPVISSPDVSAEEKSAALQEFKQYYSCYASISLTDVSGLQIADSDGNVGTMKHETEWFDPAIKGNMYISDVRMSLDLGKPILNFAGPVKDRDGNIIGALTTRLILEDTIWVIADEFGRLRKEAGNNGYAFVINDQGVIMAHPDRNMVLNKNIFNEGVDALKAVGEKMVNGETGFTRYVYEGEDKYIAYVPLDGWGDYKGMGWSIALTSPVNDFLGPVYALRGYGITIGIIAILLGLVMALVFAGQIAKPISLMLDNVNYVANGDLSRDINVRGNDEIGQLAGAFNKMVAGLREIVGKLQDNSVKLSSQSQQLAASGQEVGATVEELAGTTTEVAAATAQATENARLAEEQSRNTRQMAAAGSKAIEQALEKIKSIADDTKVTSRAVEELGHQSEQIGQIINTITGIADQTNLLALNAAIEAARAGEHGRGFAVVAEEVRKLAEQSGRAANEITALINQMQTKVKDSIVSIHHGTAMVGEGVELAGKAGTALSDIVQAIHKISEMVKDMAQGSNQVNDDTQQLAAAQEEVSSTMQQVTNAAQELATIAMELQKAAEQFKVED, via the coding sequence ATGGGCATTAAAGGCCGAACCATGAGATTAAACATTAGAACCAGATTGGCTGTAATTATAGCCTTGATCGTAATTATTTCGGTAGCTTCAATAGGCTACCTGTCATATAACAAGTCTCGGGCTATGTTGGTAGATTTCACGCGGGACAAACTTTTGACGGACGCTCAAATATATTCGGACATGATTGATAAGTATATATATGAACGGAGTCAGGATATCAATATTTTGGTTCTAAACCCGGTCATTAGCAGCCCTGATGTTTCTGCGGAAGAAAAATCCGCCGCGTTGCAAGAGTTTAAACAATATTATAGTTGTTACGCTTCTATTTCGCTTACCGATGTTAGCGGGCTGCAGATAGCGGACAGTGACGGCAATGTAGGAACAATGAAGCACGAAACCGAATGGTTTGACCCTGCCATCAAAGGTAATATGTATATATCCGACGTGCGCATGTCCCTGGACCTGGGGAAACCAATTCTTAACTTTGCCGGTCCGGTTAAAGACAGGGACGGCAATATAATCGGGGCTTTAACCACCCGGTTGATACTGGAAGATACTATTTGGGTTATAGCGGATGAATTCGGCAGATTACGAAAGGAAGCCGGAAATAATGGCTATGCTTTCGTAATTAATGATCAGGGTGTGATTATGGCTCACCCCGATCGAAATATGGTGCTCAACAAGAATATTTTTAACGAGGGTGTCGATGCGCTAAAGGCTGTCGGCGAAAAAATGGTTAACGGGGAAACCGGGTTTACTCGCTATGTTTACGAAGGAGAAGATAAGTATATTGCCTATGTACCTTTGGACGGCTGGGGAGATTATAAAGGCATGGGTTGGTCAATCGCTCTTACTTCACCGGTTAACGACTTTCTGGGCCCGGTTTACGCATTACGGGGTTACGGTATAACCATAGGTATAATTGCGATACTCTTAGGTCTGGTAATGGCACTGGTTTTTGCGGGGCAAATTGCCAAACCGATCAGTTTAATGCTTGACAATGTAAATTATGTGGCTAACGGTGACTTAAGCCGTGATATTAATGTACGCGGCAATGATGAAATCGGTCAACTGGCCGGTGCATTTAACAAGATGGTGGCCGGCCTCAGGGAAATCGTGGGTAAATTACAGGATAACTCAGTAAAGCTTTCATCCCAGAGCCAGCAGCTGGCTGCATCAGGACAAGAGGTTGGAGCCACTGTTGAAGAGTTGGCGGGTACAACCACCGAAGTGGCCGCTGCAACTGCCCAGGCTACTGAAAATGCCCGCTTAGCAGAGGAACAGTCGAGAAACACGCGCCAAATGGCCGCAGCAGGCAGTAAAGCTATTGAGCAGGCCCTGGAAAAGATTAAATCCATTGCCGATGATACAAAGGTTACTTCCCGGGCAGTGGAAGAACTGGGCCATCAATCAGAGCAGATCGGCCAAATAATCAACACCATTACGGGCATTGCCGACCAGACTAATCTGTTGGCTTTGAACGCGGCTATCGAAGCGGCCAGGGCCGGGGAACATGGCCGGGGGTTTGCGGTAGTGGCCGAGGAGGTACGTAAATTAGCCGAGCAATCAGGCCGGGCGGCCAATGAAATAACCGCATTAATTAACCAAATGCAAACCAAGGTTAAAGATTCAATTGTTTCCATACATCATGGCACGGCTATGGTTGGCGAGGGGGTCGAGCTAGCCGGCAAAGCGGGTACTGCCTTAAGCGATATTGTTCAGGCCATTCATAAAATTTCTGAAATGGTTAAGGACATGGCCCAGGGCAGCAACCAGGTTAACGATGATACACAGCAACTGGCGGCGGCTCAGGAAGAGGTCTCTTCCACAATGCAGCAGGTAACCAACGCGGCCCAGGAGTTGGCCACAATAGCTATGGAATTACAAAAGGCCGCAGAACAATTCAAGGTGGAAGATTAA
- a CDS encoding HD-GYP domain-containing protein — protein sequence MMTDGTIICWWIVCRSKKIGLGMDVVGQIKPFEKLAPIILHHHERYDGLGYPGGLAGEEIPLEARIIAIADAYDAMTSYRTYRSARTSNVALTEIERESGIQFDPHLARLFIKIL from the coding sequence ATGATGACGGATGGAACTATAATTTGCTGGTGGATTGTCTGCCGCTCAAAGAAAATAGGATTAGGAATGGATGTGGTGGGGCAGATTAAGCCTTTTGAAAAATTAGCGCCTATTATTCTACACCACCACGAGCGCTACGACGGTTTGGGCTATCCGGGTGGCCTGGCGGGGGAAGAGATACCTTTGGAGGCAAGGATTATAGCCATAGCAGATGCTTATGACGCTATGACCAGCTACCGAACTTACCGTTCGGCCAGAACGTCCAACGTAGCGCTAACGGAAATTGAAAGAGAGTCAGGTATCCAATTTGATCCCCACCTGGCTAGGCTATTTATTAAAATTCTTTAA
- a CDS encoding methyl-accepting chemotaxis protein, giving the protein MKLTNLNIGVRLGLGFGIILLLMVIMVNNGLSQMKSIEDKLERIVNVNNARIMLANDMLHSISTVNLGMREILLNDDPAARQSAYTQIETARAQYKESFNKIKELDQTEQGRALLDKVDSQLNNAQSANNQVIELGMANRTEEAIAVLAYSSGPAMAEVKDAMAELVNYQEGRNQMRYEEAVQVYIDTRLMVLLMSGVVLLLTLLMAVFFTRSITGPVAGLIKAVNITAGGDLTADIAVRSKDEVGKLAGAFNLMIKQMREVVLNILDRSNHVAESAQQLNSISQQTAASANETSAAMNEISTTVEQINSHVQNISAVSNDANHQANEGNRAIAKVNGQMKNIADSAAGVAAAIEGLSDKSREINQIVELITSIADQTNLLALNAAIEAARAGEHGRGFAVVAEEVRKLAEQSADAAKKIVVLVNTMQSESQKAVDIMARDSQNVDAGTRVVGEVGDNFKGIIDAVQGLSSQIQEVAAATEQMSSGVQNVASSTEEQTAAMEELSASAESMARLSDELNALVGRFKV; this is encoded by the coding sequence ATGAAGTTGACTAATTTAAACATCGGAGTGCGGCTGGGGCTTGGGTTTGGTATAATTCTGCTGCTTATGGTGATTATGGTGAATAATGGCTTGTCACAAATGAAAAGTATCGAGGACAAACTGGAGCGTATTGTAAACGTTAACAATGCCCGTATCATGCTGGCCAATGATATGCTGCACAGTATATCCACTGTTAATCTTGGCATGCGGGAGATACTGCTAAACGATGACCCGGCTGCCAGACAAAGCGCCTACACGCAAATTGAAACCGCGCGGGCTCAATATAAGGAGTCATTTAATAAGATTAAGGAGCTTGATCAAACCGAGCAAGGCCGGGCGCTGCTAGACAAAGTAGATAGTCAATTGAATAATGCCCAATCGGCCAATAATCAAGTGATCGAACTGGGGATGGCCAACCGGACCGAAGAAGCCATAGCGGTATTGGCCTATAGCTCCGGGCCGGCCATGGCTGAGGTTAAAGATGCTATGGCTGAGCTGGTTAATTACCAGGAGGGGCGCAATCAAATGCGTTATGAGGAGGCAGTGCAAGTTTACATTGATACCCGGCTGATGGTATTACTAATGAGCGGGGTAGTGCTGCTGCTAACTTTATTGATGGCTGTTTTTTTTACGCGCAGTATTACCGGCCCGGTAGCTGGTTTGATTAAGGCAGTAAATATTACTGCGGGTGGGGATTTAACCGCCGATATTGCAGTAAGATCCAAAGACGAAGTCGGTAAACTAGCCGGCGCCTTTAATTTAATGATTAAACAAATGAGGGAAGTAGTGCTCAATATATTGGACAGGTCCAACCATGTGGCGGAATCAGCCCAGCAGCTAAACTCAATTTCTCAGCAAACCGCAGCCTCCGCCAATGAAACTTCTGCGGCTATGAATGAAATTTCTACTACGGTGGAACAGATAAATAGCCATGTGCAAAATATATCGGCTGTTTCGAATGACGCAAATCACCAGGCCAATGAAGGCAATAGGGCTATCGCTAAAGTTAACGGGCAGATGAAAAACATTGCGGATTCCGCTGCCGGAGTAGCCGCCGCTATTGAAGGCTTGAGTGACAAATCCCGCGAGATTAACCAGATAGTGGAGCTGATTACCAGTATTGCCGACCAAACCAACCTTTTGGCACTTAACGCTGCCATTGAGGCGGCCCGGGCCGGGGAACACGGGCGGGGGTTTGCTGTGGTGGCCGAGGAAGTAAGGAAGCTGGCGGAACAATCAGCCGACGCGGCCAAGAAAATAGTAGTTTTAGTTAACACCATGCAGTCTGAGTCCCAAAAGGCGGTGGATATTATGGCCCGGGACAGTCAAAATGTTGATGCGGGTACCCGGGTTGTCGGTGAAGTTGGTGATAACTTTAAGGGAATCATTGACGCGGTGCAGGGACTTTCATCGCAAATCCAGGAAGTGGCGGCGGCTACGGAACAGATGTCCTCAGGGGTGCAAAACGTAGCGTCCTCAACGGAAGAACAAACCGCAGCTATGGAGGAATTGTCGGCTTCAGCTGAGTCTATGGCCAGGTTATCGGATGAGCTAAATGCCCTGGTGGGTAGATTCAAGGTTTAA
- a CDS encoding AAA family ATPase, whose amino-acid sequence MKIGLCGAQGTGKTTLSKALATELGLPLIEEQARVAAKYFGITRPSRDIKDRPELGLAFEVHCLILQLQSEDRYKQGFVSDRTVIDIAVYWSKWLAHTTPAAINRFIYELCKRRAKKYDMVLYVSPEIPLENDEFRNANPEYQKELDFWVRAMLKVCKPPVIFKVTGTLEERMNQILSLLKGNR is encoded by the coding sequence GTGAAAATAGGACTTTGCGGTGCCCAAGGTACAGGCAAAACAACTCTGTCAAAAGCTTTGGCAACAGAACTGGGGCTACCGCTTATCGAAGAGCAGGCGCGGGTGGCAGCAAAGTATTTCGGTATAACCAGACCTTCACGTGATATTAAAGATAGGCCGGAATTAGGTTTAGCGTTTGAGGTTCATTGTCTCATTCTTCAATTGCAGTCTGAGGATCGGTATAAACAGGGGTTTGTGAGTGACCGGACTGTTATAGATATCGCGGTTTACTGGAGTAAGTGGCTTGCCCACACAACACCTGCAGCCATAAATCGGTTTATCTATGAGTTATGCAAGCGCCGAGCTAAAAAATACGACATGGTGCTGTATGTGTCTCCGGAAATACCCTTGGAGAATGACGAGTTTCGGAATGCAAATCCGGAATATCAGAAAGAATTGGACTTTTGGGTACGTGCTATGCTGAAGGTATGTAAGCCGCCGGTAATATTTAAAGTAACAGGAACATTGGAAGAACGGATGAATCAAATCCTTTCGCTGCTAAAGGGTAACCGATAA
- a CDS encoding helix-turn-helix transcriptional regulator, with protein MCQDLGNQHKGSCRCAGMQMGRFMQTCLLLLLHRQTNHGYELMQQLEEFGFASSEIDPGTIYRHLRKLEEEGQVRSRWETEQGGPAKRLYEITAEGEEILHAWAVTINFNRQRLEKFLEQYQSQFQEPMNRKGAP; from the coding sequence TTGTGCCAGGATCTTGGTAACCAGCATAAAGGCAGCTGCCGCTGCGCAGGTATGCAAATGGGGCGGTTTATGCAGACATGCCTGCTATTACTGCTGCACCGCCAGACCAACCACGGTTATGAACTAATGCAACAGCTGGAGGAGTTTGGCTTCGCTAGTAGTGAAATTGACCCCGGAACCATCTACCGTCATCTGCGCAAATTGGAAGAAGAAGGGCAAGTGCGTTCGCGGTGGGAAACGGAGCAGGGCGGCCCGGCCAAAAGGCTGTATGAAATCACCGCCGAAGGGGAGGAAATTCTGCATGCCTGGGCGGTCACCATCAATTTTAACCGGCAGCGTCTGGAAAAATTCTTGGAACAGTATCAAAGCCAGTTCCAGGAACCAATGAACAGGAAAGGCGCGCCCTAA
- a CDS encoding ferric reductase-like transmembrane domain-containing protein, protein MIEFLGWLGFTLLVSTLMPFLLRRLKLWRKGLTLGARYHHHLALACLAVLTLHGFGALNGRRGWGARLNFQNEIISGIFAWMVLLAISMLALSAFRQKPFKRTHCWLVGLLVLLVLYHI, encoded by the coding sequence ATGATAGAATTTCTGGGCTGGCTTGGTTTTACCTTGCTAGTAAGCACTTTGATGCCTTTTTTATTGCGCCGTCTAAAACTTTGGCGAAAAGGGTTGACTTTGGGGGCTCGCTATCACCACCACCTGGCCCTGGCCTGCCTGGCTGTATTAACCCTGCATGGCTTTGGGGCTTTAAACGGAAGACGAGGGTGGGGAGCCCGGTTGAATTTTCAGAATGAGATTATTAGCGGGATATTTGCCTGGATGGTACTATTGGCCATATCTATGTTGGCATTGTCTGCGTTTCGGCAAAAACCATTTAAACGCACCCATTGCTGGTTGGTGGGATTGCTGGTCCTGTTAGTGCTGTACCACATTTAG
- a CDS encoding permease yields MKNQWKKYLLFLLVVIADGLLWYYYPDRGVSAITSAADYLIEMLLFIPPILVLVGLLDVWVPRKIVEKHVGPDSGIRGVVISILVATAAAGPLYAGFPVAYALLKKGCRMTNAVIFLGTWATIKIPMLMMEIKFMGLSFALLRLALTLPAIILTGYLLEKLLAGQPQADVPPAEHV; encoded by the coding sequence ATGAAAAACCAGTGGAAAAAGTATCTGTTATTCCTGCTCGTGGTTATTGCCGACGGCTTGCTGTGGTATTACTACCCGGACCGGGGTGTGTCGGCCATCACCAGCGCCGCGGATTACCTGATCGAGATGCTTTTATTTATCCCGCCCATTTTAGTTCTGGTGGGGCTGCTGGATGTCTGGGTGCCGCGTAAAATCGTGGAAAAGCACGTTGGTCCCGATTCCGGAATAAGAGGTGTTGTTATCTCCATCCTGGTGGCCACGGCGGCGGCCGGGCCCCTGTACGCCGGGTTTCCTGTGGCTTACGCTTTGCTCAAAAAAGGCTGCCGAATGACCAATGCGGTTATTTTCCTGGGCACCTGGGCCACTATTAAAATACCCATGCTAATGATGGAAATTAAATTTATGGGTCTCTCTTTCGCTTTACTTCGCCTGGCCCTGACCCTGCCCGCTATTATCTTAACGGGTTACTTGCTGGAAAAATTGCTGGCCGGGCAACCGCAAGCCGATGTGCCCCCGGCGGAACATGTGTAA
- a CDS encoding HD-GYP domain-containing protein produces MLDGNGYYLGTSGDQLPPEARLIAVADVYAALAADRPYRKGMDQSELIDTMHGMVKSSHLDGKYVDVLLELLPGYRSAGAAG; encoded by the coding sequence ATTCTAGATGGCAATGGTTATTATTTAGGTACCTCAGGTGATCAACTTCCACCGGAGGCCAGACTCATTGCTGTAGCCGATGTATATGCTGCTTTGGCTGCAGACCGACCATACCGAAAAGGTATGGATCAAAGTGAGCTTATTGATACCATGCACGGTATGGTAAAAAGTTCTCATTTAGACGGTAAATATGTAGATGTACTCCTGGAACTACTTCCTGGTTATCGGAGTGCTGGAGCGGCTGGGTGA
- a CDS encoding GGDEF domain-containing protein: MEVDHLRYLNNNHCHLESFGVIIMDVNALKYVNDNFGHEAGDKLLVKAAKTISNSVRQTDYVFRFGGDEFLVLLPEVDHDDLEVIKLRIQEQNHVPSKEQPISVHLSIGTCSTSEFGKAQDVLSCADKKMYEDKRKFYENEGKNLLRNDQSDTIQKGHGSCCKNNR; encoded by the coding sequence GTGGAAGTTGATCACCTGAGGTACCTAAATAATAACCATTGCCATCTAGAATCGTTCGGGGTTATCATAATGGATGTTAATGCACTGAAATATGTAAATGATAATTTTGGCCATGAAGCAGGGGATAAATTACTTGTTAAGGCTGCGAAAACAATAAGTAATAGTGTTAGACAGACGGATTATGTTTTTAGATTTGGGGGAGACGAATTTCTCGTTTTGTTACCTGAAGTAGATCATGATGATCTGGAAGTAATTAAACTAAGAATACAGGAACAAAACCATGTCCCTTCCAAGGAACAGCCTATAAGTGTGCATTTAAGTATCGGTACTTGCTCAACCTCAGAATTCGGTAAAGCACAGGATGTACTATCCTGTGCCGACAAGAAAATGTATGAGGATAAGCGAAAGTTCTATGAAAACGAAGGGAAAAACTTACTAAGAAATGATCAGTCTGATACTATTCAAAAAGGGCATGGTTCCTGTTGTAAAAATAACCGTTAA